Proteins encoded within one genomic window of Chlorobaculum sp. MV4-Y:
- the rpsA gene encoding 30S ribosomal protein S1, which produces MESLYTSTLSEITEEEIVKGRIVSISNKDVTIDVGFKSEGIVSLLEFRDDDEIKVGDEVEVYLENIEDKMGQLILSKRKADVLRIWDKIYDSIENDTIINGKIINRVKGGMTVSLSGVEAFLPGSQIDVKPVRDFDALVGKTMDFRVVKINPVTQNIVVSHKVILEEEYAAKREEMLANIKVGMVLEGTVKNITDFGIFVDLGGLDGLVHITDITWGRINHPSEVVELDQPIKVVVVGFDENTKRVSLGMKQLETHPWENIEIKYPVGIKATGRVVSITDYGAFVEIEKGIEGLVHISEMSWTQHIKHPSQFVSLNQDVEVIILNIDKEHTKLSLSMKRVSEDPWIALSEKYVEGSLHKGTVSNITDFGVFVELEPGVDGLVHISDLSWTKKIRHPSELVKKGQELEVKVLKFDVNARRIALGHKQINNDPWGEFEQKYAVGAECNGAISQIIEKGVIVILPGEVDGFVPVSHLLQGGVKDIHSSFKIGDELPLRVIEFDKENKRIILSALEYFKDKSKEEIEAYLQAHPNEKKEIEAASAELEPQPKGR; this is translated from the coding sequence ATGGAGTCGCTCTACACGAGCACCCTCTCCGAGATTACCGAAGAGGAGATTGTGAAAGGACGTATCGTTTCGATCTCCAACAAGGATGTCACCATCGACGTCGGGTTCAAGTCGGAAGGTATCGTTTCGCTTCTTGAGTTCCGTGATGATGACGAAATCAAGGTCGGCGACGAGGTCGAGGTCTATCTCGAAAACATCGAAGACAAGATGGGGCAGCTCATCCTCTCCAAGAGGAAAGCCGACGTGCTTCGCATCTGGGACAAGATTTACGATTCAATCGAGAACGACACCATTATCAACGGCAAGATCATCAACCGCGTCAAGGGCGGCATGACGGTCTCCCTGTCAGGTGTCGAGGCCTTCTTGCCCGGTTCGCAGATCGACGTCAAGCCGGTTCGCGACTTCGATGCGCTCGTCGGCAAAACGATGGACTTCAGGGTTGTCAAGATCAACCCGGTCACCCAGAACATCGTTGTCAGCCACAAGGTCATCCTCGAAGAGGAGTATGCGGCCAAGCGTGAGGAGATGCTTGCCAACATCAAGGTCGGCATGGTTCTCGAAGGCACCGTCAAGAACATCACCGACTTCGGTATCTTTGTCGATCTCGGCGGTCTGGATGGTCTGGTTCACATCACCGACATCACCTGGGGCAGGATCAACCATCCTTCCGAGGTGGTTGAGCTCGACCAGCCGATCAAGGTTGTGGTCGTCGGCTTCGACGAGAACACCAAGCGTGTTTCGCTCGGCATGAAGCAGCTCGAAACCCATCCGTGGGAGAATATCGAAATCAAATATCCGGTTGGTATCAAGGCTACGGGCCGCGTTGTCTCCATCACCGATTACGGCGCTTTTGTCGAGATCGAGAAGGGCATCGAAGGTCTGGTGCACATCTCCGAGATGAGCTGGACGCAGCACATCAAGCATCCGAGCCAGTTTGTGTCGCTCAATCAGGATGTGGAGGTCATCATTCTCAACATCGACAAGGAGCACACCAAGCTGTCGCTGTCGATGAAGCGCGTGTCGGAAGACCCGTGGATCGCCCTCTCCGAGAAGTATGTCGAGGGTTCGCTGCACAAGGGCACGGTCAGCAACATCACCGACTTCGGTGTGTTCGTCGAGCTGGAGCCTGGCGTTGACGGTCTGGTGCACATCTCCGACCTGTCGTGGACCAAGAAGATTCGCCACCCCAGCGAGCTGGTCAAGAAGGGCCAGGAGCTTGAAGTCAAGGTGTTGAAATTCGACGTCAACGCACGCCGCATTGCGCTTGGCCACAAGCAGATCAACAACGATCCGTGGGGTGAGTTCGAGCAGAAGTATGCTGTCGGCGCAGAATGCAATGGCGCTATTTCGCAGATCATCGAGAAGGGCGTCATCGTCATTCTCCCCGGCGAAGTCGATGGCTTCGTGCCGGTGTCGCACCTGTTGCAGGGTGGTGTGAAGGATATTCACTCCTCCTTCAAGATTGGTGACGAGCTGCCGCTCCGCGTCATCGAGTTCGACAAGGAGAACAAGCGCATCATTCTCTCGGCTCTTGAATATTTCAAGGACAAGAGCAAAGAGGAGATCGAAGCGTATCTCCAGGCTCATCCGAACGAGAAGAAAGAGATCGAGGCCGCCAGCGCCGAGCTTGAGCCGCAGCCGAAAGGCCGCTGA
- the rodA gene encoding rod shape-determining protein RodA — MEKHNKFDLLWLLAPLSGLIVMGLMAVYSATNGSAESVSLFYKQLLWAVAGVMATSVMYSMDYRFVKDNAYILYAAGLLLLVVVLVFGRKIAGQTSWVRIGMFSFQPSELTKMFTIIAMARFLSDDQTDIGNMMDLGKVLAMALVPAGLIMLQPDMGTTLTCLSFIVPMIVLAGFDLYYILLAVVPVALMLSGFFNLTILATIAVLSMVIFVLFRQKFYIHQLLVTGGGFLGGLLTWKFTSIILKPHQIKRIQIFLDPTADPQGAGYNALQAKIAIASGGIFGKGFLHGTQTQLRYIPAQWTDFIFCVIAEELGFFGSTLLLLFFVALVLRLVWMVGVIKNRFVELLLAGYASLLLTHVVINIGMTIGVMPVIGVPLPFISYGGSSLVANMMMVGLAMNFSKNRRHIGY; from the coding sequence ATGGAAAAGCACAATAAATTCGATCTTTTATGGCTCCTGGCTCCCCTGTCGGGACTGATTGTCATGGGGCTTATGGCCGTGTACAGCGCTACCAATGGTTCTGCCGAATCGGTTTCTCTTTTTTACAAGCAGCTCCTCTGGGCGGTGGCCGGCGTCATGGCCACATCGGTCATGTACTCTATGGACTATCGTTTTGTTAAAGACAATGCCTATATCCTCTATGCCGCCGGTCTGCTTCTGCTTGTCGTCGTGCTGGTTTTCGGCAGGAAAATCGCCGGACAGACCAGTTGGGTGCGCATTGGCATGTTCAGTTTTCAGCCCTCCGAGCTGACCAAAATGTTTACCATCATCGCGATGGCGAGGTTTCTGTCCGATGACCAGACCGACATCGGCAACATGATGGATCTGGGCAAAGTGCTTGCCATGGCGCTGGTTCCCGCCGGTCTGATCATGCTTCAGCCGGATATGGGCACGACCCTGACCTGCCTGTCATTCATAGTTCCCATGATTGTTCTCGCCGGTTTCGACCTGTACTATATCCTGCTCGCGGTGGTTCCGGTGGCCTTGATGCTTTCGGGGTTTTTCAATTTGACCATTCTTGCCACCATTGCTGTTCTTTCGATGGTCATATTTGTTCTGTTCAGGCAAAAGTTTTATATCCACCAGTTGCTTGTTACCGGCGGTGGCTTTTTGGGTGGGTTGTTGACCTGGAAGTTTACCTCGATTATTCTCAAGCCTCACCAGATCAAGAGAATACAAATATTTCTCGACCCGACAGCCGACCCTCAGGGCGCGGGCTATAATGCGCTTCAGGCTAAAATTGCCATTGCCTCAGGCGGGATTTTTGGCAAGGGATTTCTTCACGGCACCCAGACGCAGCTTCGATATATTCCCGCGCAGTGGACGGATTTCATTTTCTGCGTGATTGCCGAAGAGCTGGGGTTTTTTGGCTCGACGTTATTGCTTCTGTTCTTTGTGGCTCTTGTGCTTCGTCTCGTCTGGATGGTCGGAGTCATCAAGAACCGTTTCGTCGAACTGTTGCTTGCCGGATATGCCTCGTTGCTTCTGACTCATGTGGTGATCAATATCGGTATGACTATTGGCGTCATGCCTGTTATCGGTGTTCCCCTTCCGTTTATTTCATATGGTGGTTCGTCGCTGGTCGCGAACATGATGATGGTTGGTCTTGCCATGAATTTTTCAAAAAACCGGAGACATATCGGTTATTGA
- a CDS encoding MiaB/RimO family radical SAM methylthiotransferase, with protein sequence MKQKSVAAVTLGCKVNYAETSSIVDALVSNGWQLNAIDDGADVIIIHTCAVTGEAERKSRQQIRKIIRNHPGSRVGVIGCYAQLDPKRIADIEGVSFVLGTTDKFDIAWYGGESLSDDSEPLIKVSPTDKAIVAHPACSMLSQPEKGRTRAFLKIQDGCSFGCAYCSIPLARGRSRSVPLSTVLDRAQKIADAGYREIVLTGINIGDYRDGDIRLSGLLRRLETIDVSRIRISSVEPQLLDDELIDIVAASGKIMPHFHLPLQSGSDKVLRLMRRHYDTAFYRERLMKAISSIKGCAIGADVMAGYPGESERDFEEMCRFIESLPVAYLHVFTCSPRPGTKLFAEIAEKS encoded by the coding sequence ATGAAACAGAAAAGTGTTGCTGCGGTAACTCTTGGTTGTAAAGTGAATTATGCTGAAACATCGTCCATAGTTGATGCGTTGGTTTCCAATGGGTGGCAATTGAATGCAATCGATGACGGGGCTGATGTGATCATTATTCATACCTGTGCTGTTACCGGTGAAGCAGAGCGAAAGTCAAGACAACAGATAAGAAAAATCATAAGAAATCATCCGGGAAGCAGGGTTGGGGTAATTGGTTGCTACGCTCAGCTTGATCCGAAACGGATCGCCGATATTGAGGGCGTTTCATTCGTGCTTGGTACAACTGACAAGTTTGACATCGCTTGGTACGGTGGCGAATCTTTATCGGATGATTCCGAACCTTTGATAAAGGTGTCTCCCACCGATAAGGCAATAGTCGCCCATCCGGCTTGCTCGATGCTTTCTCAACCTGAAAAGGGAAGAACCAGAGCTTTTCTGAAAATCCAGGATGGTTGCAGTTTTGGTTGCGCTTATTGTTCGATTCCTCTGGCGAGGGGGCGTTCGCGCTCGGTGCCTCTTTCAACGGTGCTCGACAGGGCTCAAAAAATTGCCGATGCCGGTTATCGTGAAATCGTGCTTACCGGTATCAATATTGGCGATTACCGGGATGGAGATATCCGCCTGTCCGGTCTGCTCCGGCGTCTCGAAACGATTGACGTCAGCAGGATTCGAATAAGCTCGGTGGAACCGCAACTGCTCGATGACGAGTTGATCGATATTGTTGCGGCTTCCGGCAAGATCATGCCCCATTTCCACCTGCCGTTGCAGAGCGGCTCTGACAAGGTACTCAGGTTGATGAGGCGGCATTACGATACGGCGTTCTATCGCGAACGTCTCATGAAGGCGATTTCTTCGATCAAAGGGTGCGCTATCGGTGCCGATGTGATGGCTGGTTATCCCGGTGAAAGCGAACGCGATTTTGAAGAGATGTGCCGTTTTATCGAGTCTTTGCCGGTTGCCTACCTGCATGTTTTTACCTGTTCGCCAAGGCCCGGCACGAAGCTTTTTGCCGAAATAGCCGAAAAAAGCTGA
- a CDS encoding adenine phosphoribosyltransferase, which translates to MPIKSRIRTVPDYPKKGIMFRDITTLIKDPVGFRLVIDNMTQHYLSNGVDFDVIVGIEARGFILGGALAYTLGKGFVPVRKPGKLPADVVQLEYELEYGTDKIEMHTDALVQGCRVLLVDDLLATGGTALAAAGLVEKLGGVVAGMAFIVNLPDIGGEKKIREKGYNIYSLTEFEGD; encoded by the coding sequence ATGCCCATCAAATCCAGAATTCGCACTGTTCCCGATTATCCGAAAAAAGGGATCATGTTCCGTGATATTACCACCCTTATCAAGGATCCGGTTGGTTTTCGCCTGGTGATCGACAACATGACCCAGCACTATCTGTCCAACGGAGTCGATTTCGATGTGATCGTGGGTATCGAGGCCAGGGGTTTCATTCTCGGCGGCGCGCTTGCCTATACGCTTGGCAAGGGATTCGTGCCGGTCAGAAAGCCAGGAAAGCTTCCGGCGGATGTGGTGCAGCTCGAATACGAGCTCGAGTATGGTACCGACAAGATCGAGATGCATACCGACGCCCTTGTTCAAGGGTGCCGCGTGCTTCTGGTTGATGATCTTCTCGCTACGGGCGGCACGGCTCTTGCCGCTGCCGGACTGGTCGAGAAGCTCGGCGGTGTCGTGGCCGGCATGGCCTTTATCGTCAACCTGCCCGATATTGGCGGTGAAAAGAAGATTCGTGAAAAAGGCTATAACATCTATTCCCTGACAGAGTTCGAAGGTGATTGA
- a CDS encoding HU family DNA-binding protein, giving the protein MGQTTTKADLVNVIAQRTGLTKNETESVVDCLFESIIDSLKSGKRIEIRGFGSFNIRYKSLRQARNPRTGEKVTVEPKNVPTFKISKEFKHAVSESLKADE; this is encoded by the coding sequence ATGGGACAGACAACCACCAAAGCCGACCTGGTGAACGTGATCGCCCAACGCACAGGTCTGACCAAAAACGAAACCGAATCGGTCGTCGATTGCTTGTTCGAAAGCATCATCGACTCGCTCAAATCCGGAAAACGCATTGAAATCCGGGGATTCGGTTCGTTCAACATTCGCTACAAGAGTCTCAGGCAGGCTAGGAACCCCAGAACGGGTGAGAAGGTGACCGTCGAGCCAAAAAATGTGCCGACCTTCAAAATCTCCAAAGAGTTCAAGCACGCGGTCAGCGAAAGCCTGAAAGCCGACGAATAA
- a CDS encoding sulfite exporter TauE/SafE family protein, producing the protein MQYLILFITGIAAGLLSGMFGVGGGVIIVPALIFFFGMSQQTASATSLMALLLPVGLLGVYEYYQAGKITTEHIWFGLIVALGLFAGAFFGAKLAIELSSDLLRRMFAVFLVLVAIRLWY; encoded by the coding sequence ATGCAGTATCTCATTCTGTTCATCACGGGAATCGCCGCAGGTCTCTTGTCCGGCATGTTCGGAGTGGGCGGTGGCGTGATCATCGTTCCGGCGCTTATCTTCTTTTTCGGCATGAGCCAGCAAACCGCCAGCGCGACGTCCCTCATGGCGTTGCTGCTGCCGGTCGGACTTCTCGGCGTATACGAATATTATCAGGCCGGCAAGATCACGACGGAGCACATCTGGTTCGGACTGATCGTCGCCCTGGGCCTTTTCGCCGGCGCTTTCTTCGGCGCAAAGCTGGCCATTGAGCTCTCAAGTGACCTCTTGAGACGAATGTTCGCAGTATTTCTTGTATTAGTAGCAATCCGCCTTTGGTATTAA
- the gltX gene encoding glutamate--tRNA ligase, giving the protein MAGQKVRTRFAPSPTGYLHVGGLRTALYNYLFAKRMNGDFVIRIEDTDQSRKVEDAEKNLISTLEWAGIIADESPMHGGNYGPYVQSQRLSIYRDYCTRLLEDKNAYYCFSTSEELEENRQLQLKQGLQPKYNRKWLPEDMGGNMPESEIKKKLAEGAPYVVRMKVPDYVSVWFEDMIRGPIEFDSATIDDQVLMKSDGFPTYHFASVIDDHLMEFTHIIRGEEWLPSMPKHLLLYEFFGWEPPKFAHLPLLLNPDRSKLSKRQGDVAVEDYMRKGYSSEAIVNFVALLGWNEGEGSEQEVFSMDELISKFSLERVGKAGAVFNVEKLSWLEKQYIKTRPVEKIVGNIKPVLQAKLAELSPEMSVERITSDDYLAKVVELMRERVNFEHEFVTFSSYFFFEPESYEKEAVAKRWTPNVPPLLQEFVEVLDANNDFTAENIEAQLKAFVAPKGLKPAVLIHPLRIAVSGVSFGPSLYHMLEVLGKETVLRRIRRAIERIEVPV; this is encoded by the coding sequence ATGGCCGGTCAAAAGGTTAGAACGCGATTTGCCCCATCTCCAACGGGATATCTCCATGTCGGCGGTCTTCGCACCGCACTGTACAACTATCTGTTCGCCAAGAGAATGAACGGGGATTTCGTTATCCGGATCGAGGATACCGACCAGAGCCGCAAGGTCGAGGATGCTGAAAAGAACCTCATCAGTACGCTCGAATGGGCTGGCATCATCGCCGATGAAAGCCCGATGCACGGCGGCAACTACGGGCCTTACGTGCAGTCGCAGCGCCTTTCCATCTATCGCGACTACTGCACCCGCCTGCTCGAAGACAAGAACGCCTACTACTGCTTTTCGACCTCAGAGGAACTCGAAGAGAATCGCCAACTCCAGCTCAAGCAGGGGCTTCAGCCCAAGTACAACCGCAAGTGGCTTCCCGAAGACATGGGCGGCAACATGCCGGAATCCGAAATCAAGAAAAAGCTCGCCGAGGGCGCGCCTTACGTGGTGAGAATGAAGGTGCCGGACTACGTTTCGGTCTGGTTCGAGGATATGATTCGCGGTCCGATCGAGTTCGATTCCGCCACCATCGACGATCAGGTGCTAATGAAGTCTGACGGCTTTCCGACCTACCACTTCGCCAGCGTCATCGACGATCACCTGATGGAGTTCACTCACATCATCCGTGGCGAGGAGTGGCTGCCATCGATGCCGAAGCACCTCTTGCTCTATGAATTCTTTGGCTGGGAGCCGCCGAAGTTCGCGCACCTGCCGCTTTTGCTCAATCCCGACCGCTCCAAGCTCAGCAAGCGCCAGGGTGATGTGGCCGTGGAGGATTACATGCGCAAGGGCTACAGCAGCGAGGCGATTGTGAACTTCGTGGCGCTGCTCGGCTGGAACGAAGGCGAAGGCAGCGAGCAGGAAGTTTTCAGCATGGATGAGCTGATCTCCAAGTTCTCACTCGAACGGGTTGGCAAGGCTGGTGCTGTGTTCAACGTTGAAAAACTCTCGTGGCTGGAGAAGCAGTATATCAAGACCCGGCCTGTTGAAAAGATCGTGGGCAACATCAAGCCGGTGCTTCAGGCGAAGCTGGCCGAGCTTTCGCCGGAGATGTCTGTCGAGCGCATCACTTCCGACGATTATCTCGCCAAGGTGGTCGAGCTGATGCGGGAGCGCGTCAACTTCGAGCACGAGTTCGTGACCTTCAGCAGCTACTTCTTCTTCGAGCCGGAAAGCTACGAGAAGGAGGCCGTGGCCAAGCGCTGGACGCCGAACGTGCCGCCGCTGCTTCAGGAGTTTGTCGAGGTGCTCGACGCGAACAACGACTTTACTGCCGAAAATATCGAGGCGCAGCTCAAGGCTTTCGTGGCTCCGAAGGGACTGAAGCCCGCCGTGCTGATTCATCCGCTCAGGATCGCCGTCTCCGGTGTCAGCTTTGGCCCGAGCCTCTACCACATGCTCGAAGTGCTTGGCAAGGAAACAGTGCTGCGCAGGATCCGCCGCGCCATCGAGCGAATTGAAGTGCCGGTATAG
- a CDS encoding Rieske 2Fe-2S domain-containing protein: protein MAQTGNFKSPARMSSLGQGAAPASVGAVTGGKPREEGLNGVDFERRGFLHKIVGGVGAIVAVSALYPVVKYIIPPVKKIKIVNSMTVGKASEVPNGTGKIYQFNEDKVIVVNHGGNLTAVSAVCTHLGCLVHWDEAADQLACPCHGAKYTQTGQIISGPQPLPLKQYQAKVEGDSIVVSIA, encoded by the coding sequence ATGGCGCAAACTGGTAATTTCAAAAGCCCGGCAAGAATGAGTTCGCTGGGTCAGGGAGCCGCTCCCGCTTCAGTCGGTGCGGTTACCGGCGGCAAACCTCGTGAAGAGGGACTCAATGGAGTCGATTTTGAGCGCAGAGGCTTTCTGCACAAGATTGTTGGCGGAGTGGGGGCGATCGTTGCTGTCAGTGCGCTCTATCCGGTTGTGAAGTATATCATTCCTCCCGTGAAAAAGATTAAGATCGTCAACTCAATGACGGTTGGCAAAGCCTCGGAAGTTCCGAACGGCACGGGAAAAATCTACCAGTTCAACGAGGACAAGGTCATCGTTGTCAACCACGGCGGCAACCTTACGGCGGTCAGCGCCGTCTGCACGCACCTCGGTTGCCTGGTGCACTGGGATGAAGCCGCCGACCAGCTGGCATGTCCCTGCCATGGCGCCAAGTACACGCAGACTGGTCAGATTATCTCAGGTCCGCAGCCCTTGCCGCTGAAACAGTACCAAGCCAAGGTCGAGGGTGACAGCATCGTCGTCTCGATAGCGTAA
- a CDS encoding cytochrome b has product MAENTQKPAAGTAPAKPKPAAPGAAKPAAKAPAKPAAPAAAAPGGVYKPPVDRPDPNPFKDSKMSGLASWFQERFYVLTPIIDYMKHKEVPKHRLSFWYYFGGLGLFFFIIQILTGLLLLQYYKPTDAAAFSSFVFIQKEVPFGWLIRQIHAWSANLMILMLFIHMFSTFFMKSYRKPRELMWVSGFILLVLTLGFGFTGYLLPWNELAFFATQVGTEVPKVAPGGAFLVEILRGGPDVSGETLTRMFSLHVVLLPGLVMLVLAAHLTLVQVLGTSSPIGYKEAGLIKGYDKFFPTFLAKDGIGWLIGFALLVYLAVMFPWELGVKANPLAPAPLGIKPEWYFWAQFQLLKDFKFEGGELLAIVLFTIGGVAWMLVPFLDRQASQEKKSPMFTIFGLLVLAFLLINTYRVYDSYVLHLPK; this is encoded by the coding sequence ATGGCTGAAAATACCCAGAAGCCGGCCGCAGGTACTGCGCCTGCCAAGCCGAAACCGGCGGCCCCAGGCGCGGCAAAACCTGCCGCCAAAGCGCCTGCCAAGCCCGCGGCACCGGCTGCCGCCGCACCTGGTGGCGTTTACAAACCTCCGGTAGATCGTCCGGATCCGAATCCTTTCAAGGATTCCAAAATGAGCGGCCTGGCCTCATGGTTCCAGGAGCGCTTTTACGTGCTCACGCCGATCATCGATTACATGAAGCACAAAGAGGTGCCGAAGCATCGCCTCTCCTTCTGGTACTATTTCGGCGGACTTGGGCTGTTTTTCTTTATTATCCAGATCCTCACTGGCCTGTTGCTTCTTCAGTACTACAAACCGACCGACGCGGCGGCATTTTCATCGTTTGTTTTTATTCAGAAAGAGGTGCCCTTCGGCTGGCTGATCCGCCAGATTCACGCCTGGAGCGCCAACCTGATGATTCTGATGCTGTTCATCCACATGTTCAGCACCTTCTTCATGAAGTCCTACCGCAAGCCTCGTGAGCTGATGTGGGTCAGTGGTTTTATTCTGCTCGTGCTCACCCTCGGCTTCGGCTTCACCGGCTACCTTCTGCCCTGGAACGAGCTGGCTTTCTTCGCCACCCAGGTTGGCACTGAGGTTCCGAAGGTGGCTCCGGGCGGCGCTTTCCTCGTCGAGATTCTGCGTGGCGGTCCCGATGTTTCCGGTGAGACCCTCACCCGCATGTTCTCGCTGCACGTCGTGCTGCTTCCGGGCCTGGTGATGCTGGTGCTGGCCGCTCACCTGACCCTCGTGCAGGTGCTTGGCACCTCTTCGCCGATCGGTTACAAAGAGGCTGGCCTCATCAAGGGTTACGACAAGTTCTTCCCGACCTTTCTTGCCAAGGATGGCATCGGCTGGTTGATCGGTTTTGCCCTGCTCGTCTATCTGGCGGTCATGTTCCCCTGGGAGCTTGGCGTCAAGGCCAATCCGCTGGCCCCAGCTCCGCTCGGCATCAAGCCGGAGTGGTACTTCTGGGCGCAGTTCCAGTTGCTCAAGGACTTCAAGTTCGAGGGCGGCGAGCTGCTCGCTATCGTGCTCTTCACCATCGGCGGCGTTGCTTGGATGTTGGTCCCTTTCCTCGATCGTCAGGCTTCGCAGGAGAAGAAAAGCCCAATGTTCACCATTTTTGGTCTTCTGGTTCTGGCTTTTCTGCTTATCAACACCTACAGGGTCTATGACTCTTATGTTCTGCACCTGCCGAAATAA